A section of the Phaseolus vulgaris cultivar G19833 chromosome 8, P. vulgaris v2.0, whole genome shotgun sequence genome encodes:
- the LOC137825596 gene encoding uncharacterized protein isoform X2: MDPPLLLGFEEVANVVAESSSSSGARRLVPWLNWDEWLFVKRALFSNSPHSVSSALKRISTWRSRGSLPVFIEVTASIIEIQLKDSYFRQDHLNEASLSEEMLAMLYCMAIMRLVNGAVEKTRKKEVASIAVAADAIGIPRMLIDIRHEGSHRELPSLKIVRSASVKALDWLKSYYWEPQSKAIPFQGEGITKVKKEIESKIRELAIFLKVNGSVQSSSSQLKGKRVKHGELLFGRNKLFSLMVGKSQTSRTGGSKKQITKILKCVLRLYSSFSSEIVSVLLEYLLKALSSSELEENANDASIGLTTENVLADWKLVILKLCNKEPELVLNLLKEVLDMIETREDNPNMGISQSRTEFRLSSLFAWLVGILGKVPSAAANMPKGVMLELVRRCLLISQLMNKQLMDSALQLIELMDDRYLMEKVQKLSHISLSNLEHADDQSSLLTSNNIIQFEESIHETAKKLELIKHQVMKKKKPMTMDCDIKKPQTWTLAKSWNPCPIGMLPRAVGSSGCLPVLDIINNEKQNQESSSCFPVVDVIDDEEQDQVWEKKENWKLAPHGAKRDATIDPLQLDNSTVKKMRESKESGELNSELPLQGDKGCLIVGGVWKKLTEEELLVIESSVRILV, from the exons ATGGATCCGCCATTGTTATTAGGGTTCGAAGAAGTAGCCAACGTGGTTGCGGAATCGTCGTCGTCATCAGGCGCACGAAGATTGGTCCCTTGGTTGAATTGGGACGAGTGGCTCTTTGTCAAACGCGCGCTCTTCTCTAATTCGCCTCACTCTGTTTCCTCTGCTCTCAAACGA ATATCCACATGGCGAAGTCGAGGTTCGTTGCCGGTTTTCATCGAAGTCACTGCTTCCATCATCGAAATTCAACTCAAAGACTCCTATTTCAG GCAGGATCATTTGAATGAAGCTTCTCTTTCGGAGGAGATGCTTGCTATGCTGTATTGCATGGCTATCATGAG GCTTGTGAATGGTGCTGTTGAGAAGACGCGCAAGAAAGAAGTGGCATCGATTGCAGTGGCAGCTGATGCTATTGGTATTCCGCGCATGCTGATTGATATTCGACACG AGGGATCACATCGTGAGCTTCCATCACTTAAGATTGTTCGCAGTGCTTCTGTCAAG GCACTTGATTGGTTAAAATCTTATTATTGGGAACCTCAGAGCAAAGCAATTCCTTTTCAAGGTGAAGGAATAACAAAAGTCAAGAAAGAAATTGAGTCAAAGATTCGTGAACTAGCTATCTTCTTGAAAGTCAACGGGAGTGTCCAGTCTAGTTCTTCACAGCTAAAGGGAAAAC GAGTCAAGCATGGTGAATTGCTTTTTGGGCGTAATAAGCTTTTTTCTCTTATGGTTGGCAAGAGTCAAACATCACGAACTGGAG GATCTAAGAAACAGATAACGAAGATCTTGAAATGTGTTCTTCGGTTATATTCCTCCTTTTCTTCAGAGATTGTATCTGTGTTGTTGGAGTATCTTTTGAAAGCTTTAAGTTCCTCAGAGTTGGAAGAGAATGCAAATGATGCTTCAATTGGTCTAACCACAGAGAATGTTTTGGCTGATTGGAAGCTTGTCATACTCAAATTGTGCAATAAGGAACCAGAATTAGTTCTGAATCTTCTTAAGGAAGTCCTTGATATGATTGAGACTCGGGAAG ATAACCCAAATATGGGGATTTCACAATCGAGGACAGAGTTTCGGCTTTCTTCTTTGTTTGCATGGCTTGTTGGAATTCTCGGTAAAGTTCCTTCTGCAGCAGCAAATATGCCAAAAGGTGTTATGCTTGAACTTGTTCGTAGATGTCTTCTAATATCACAACTTATGAACAAGCAGCTCATGGATTCAGCACTTCAGCTTATAGAACTGATGGATGACCGCTACTTGATGGAGAAAGTTCAAAAGCTCTCTCACATTAGTTTGTCGAATTTAGAGCATGCAGATGATCAAAGCTCTTTATTAACTTCAAATAACATTATCCAATTTGAGGAATCTATACATGAAACAGCTAAAAAGCTAGAGTTAATTAAACATCAGgttatgaaaaagaaaaaaccaaTGACGATGGATTGTGACATTAAAAAACCACAGACATGGACTTTAGCAAAATCATGGAACCCATGTCCAATTGGAATGTTGCCCCGTGCTGTTGGGTCATCCGGCTGTCTTCCCGTTCTTGACATTATCAACaatgaaaaacagaatcaaGAATCGTCTAGTTGTTTTCCCGTTGTTGACGTTATTGAcgatgaagaacaagatcaagTATGGGAAAAGAAAGAGAATTGGAAATTGGCCCCACATGGTGCCAAGAGAGATGCCACAATAGACCCTCTGCAACTTGATAATTCAACTGTTAAGAAGATGAGGGAGAGCAAAGAATCTGGTGAATTAAACAGTGAATTGCCACTGCAAGGGGACAAAGGATGTCTCATAGTAGGCGGAGTTTGGAAGAAACTTACAGAAGAAGAGCTCCTAGTAATTGAGTCTTCTGTAAGgattttagtttaa
- the LOC137825596 gene encoding uncharacterized protein isoform X1, with amino-acid sequence MDPPLLLGFEEVANVVAESSSSSGARRLVPWLNWDEWLFVKRALFSNSPHSVSSALKRISTWRSRGSLPVFIEVTASIIEIQLKDSYFRQDHLNEASLSEEMLAMLYCMAIMRLVNGAVEKTRKKEVASIAVAADAIGIPRMLIDIRHEGSHRELPSLKIVRSASVKALDWLKSYYWEPQSKAIPFQGEGITKVKKEIESKIRELAIFLKVNGSVQSSSSQLKGKRVKHGELLFGRNKLFSLMVGKSQTSRTGGSKKQITKILKCVLRLYSSFSSEIVSVLLEYLLKALSSSELEENANDASIGLTTENVLADWKLVILKLCNKEPELVLNLLKEVLDMIETREGMKHKEDNPNMGISQSRTEFRLSSLFAWLVGILGKVPSAAANMPKGVMLELVRRCLLISQLMNKQLMDSALQLIELMDDRYLMEKVQKLSHISLSNLEHADDQSSLLTSNNIIQFEESIHETAKKLELIKHQVMKKKKPMTMDCDIKKPQTWTLAKSWNPCPIGMLPRAVGSSGCLPVLDIINNEKQNQESSSCFPVVDVIDDEEQDQVWEKKENWKLAPHGAKRDATIDPLQLDNSTVKKMRESKESGELNSELPLQGDKGCLIVGGVWKKLTEEELLVIESSVRILV; translated from the exons ATGGATCCGCCATTGTTATTAGGGTTCGAAGAAGTAGCCAACGTGGTTGCGGAATCGTCGTCGTCATCAGGCGCACGAAGATTGGTCCCTTGGTTGAATTGGGACGAGTGGCTCTTTGTCAAACGCGCGCTCTTCTCTAATTCGCCTCACTCTGTTTCCTCTGCTCTCAAACGA ATATCCACATGGCGAAGTCGAGGTTCGTTGCCGGTTTTCATCGAAGTCACTGCTTCCATCATCGAAATTCAACTCAAAGACTCCTATTTCAG GCAGGATCATTTGAATGAAGCTTCTCTTTCGGAGGAGATGCTTGCTATGCTGTATTGCATGGCTATCATGAG GCTTGTGAATGGTGCTGTTGAGAAGACGCGCAAGAAAGAAGTGGCATCGATTGCAGTGGCAGCTGATGCTATTGGTATTCCGCGCATGCTGATTGATATTCGACACG AGGGATCACATCGTGAGCTTCCATCACTTAAGATTGTTCGCAGTGCTTCTGTCAAG GCACTTGATTGGTTAAAATCTTATTATTGGGAACCTCAGAGCAAAGCAATTCCTTTTCAAGGTGAAGGAATAACAAAAGTCAAGAAAGAAATTGAGTCAAAGATTCGTGAACTAGCTATCTTCTTGAAAGTCAACGGGAGTGTCCAGTCTAGTTCTTCACAGCTAAAGGGAAAAC GAGTCAAGCATGGTGAATTGCTTTTTGGGCGTAATAAGCTTTTTTCTCTTATGGTTGGCAAGAGTCAAACATCACGAACTGGAG GATCTAAGAAACAGATAACGAAGATCTTGAAATGTGTTCTTCGGTTATATTCCTCCTTTTCTTCAGAGATTGTATCTGTGTTGTTGGAGTATCTTTTGAAAGCTTTAAGTTCCTCAGAGTTGGAAGAGAATGCAAATGATGCTTCAATTGGTCTAACCACAGAGAATGTTTTGGCTGATTGGAAGCTTGTCATACTCAAATTGTGCAATAAGGAACCAGAATTAGTTCTGAATCTTCTTAAGGAAGTCCTTGATATGATTGAGACTCGGGAAGGTATGAAGCATAAAGAAG ATAACCCAAATATGGGGATTTCACAATCGAGGACAGAGTTTCGGCTTTCTTCTTTGTTTGCATGGCTTGTTGGAATTCTCGGTAAAGTTCCTTCTGCAGCAGCAAATATGCCAAAAGGTGTTATGCTTGAACTTGTTCGTAGATGTCTTCTAATATCACAACTTATGAACAAGCAGCTCATGGATTCAGCACTTCAGCTTATAGAACTGATGGATGACCGCTACTTGATGGAGAAAGTTCAAAAGCTCTCTCACATTAGTTTGTCGAATTTAGAGCATGCAGATGATCAAAGCTCTTTATTAACTTCAAATAACATTATCCAATTTGAGGAATCTATACATGAAACAGCTAAAAAGCTAGAGTTAATTAAACATCAGgttatgaaaaagaaaaaaccaaTGACGATGGATTGTGACATTAAAAAACCACAGACATGGACTTTAGCAAAATCATGGAACCCATGTCCAATTGGAATGTTGCCCCGTGCTGTTGGGTCATCCGGCTGTCTTCCCGTTCTTGACATTATCAACaatgaaaaacagaatcaaGAATCGTCTAGTTGTTTTCCCGTTGTTGACGTTATTGAcgatgaagaacaagatcaagTATGGGAAAAGAAAGAGAATTGGAAATTGGCCCCACATGGTGCCAAGAGAGATGCCACAATAGACCCTCTGCAACTTGATAATTCAACTGTTAAGAAGATGAGGGAGAGCAAAGAATCTGGTGAATTAAACAGTGAATTGCCACTGCAAGGGGACAAAGGATGTCTCATAGTAGGCGGAGTTTGGAAGAAACTTACAGAAGAAGAGCTCCTAGTAATTGAGTCTTCTGTAAGgattttagtttaa
- the LOC137823677 gene encoding heat stress transcription factor B-4b-like — translation MAFTLDRCEDSMVFTMESQKSVPAPFLTKTYQLVDDPCTDHIVSWGDDETTFVVRRPPEFARDLLPNYFKHNNFSSFVRQLNTYGFKKVAADRWEFANEYFRKGSKHLLCEIHRRKTPHLYQQHYHMHDQPSQLLQPDENLCWIDTPPLPSPPGNDILAALSEDNQRLRRKNFMLLSELTHMKNLYNDIIYFIQNHISPASYEQRSSSAILKLVELESSPQAPNFIRPAKSHIMEKSLVSSSDEPNSSVKLFGVPLCGKKRLHPGNLHQ, via the exons ATGGCTTTCACACTAGACAGGTGTGAAGATAGCATGGTGTTCACCATGGAGTCTCAGAAGTCAGTGCCTGCTCCCTTCCTGACAAAAACATACCAACTTGTTGATGACCCTTGCACAGACCACATTGTGTCTTGGGGTGATGATGAAACCACATTTGTTGTGAGGAGGCCCCCAGAGTTTGCTAGAGATCTTCTTCCCAACTATTTCAAGCACAACAACTTCTCGAGCTTTGTTAGGCAGCTAAATACTTAT GGTTTCAAGAAGGTAGCTGCTGATAGGTGGGAGTTTGCAAATGAATACTTCAGAAAAGGATCTAAGCACCTTCTATGTGAAATCCACAGGAGGAAAACCCCTCACCTCTATCAACAACATTACCATATGCATGACCAACCATCACAGCTTCTTCAGCCAGATGAGAATCTGTGTTGGATTGATACTCCTCCACTACCATCTCCACCAGGCAATGATATCTTAGCAGCTCTTTCTGAGGACAACCAAAGACTGAGGAGAAAGAACTTCATGCTCTTATCAGAACTCACTCACATGAAGAATCTATACAATGACATCATATACTTCATCCAAAACCATATAAGTCCTGCTTCCTATGAACAAAGAAGCAGCAGTGCTATTCTGAAGCTGGTAGAATTGGAATCATCACCTCAAGCTCCAAATTTTATCAGACCAGCTAAGAGCCATATCATGGAGAAGTCTTTGGTAAGTTCTAGTGATGAGCCTAATAGTTCTGTGAAGCTCTTTGGGGTTCCTCTTTGTGGCAAAAAGAGATTGCACCCAGGTAACCTTCATCAATAA
- the LOC137825596 gene encoding uncharacterized protein isoform X3, giving the protein MDPPLLLGFEEVANVVAESSSSSGARRLVPWLNWDEWLFVKRALFSNSPHSVSSALKRISTWRSRGSLPVFIEVTASIIEIQLKDSYFRQDHLNEASLSEEMLAMLYCMAIMRLVNGAVEKTRKKEVASIAVAADAIGIPRMLIDIRHEGSHRELPSLKIVRSASVKALDWLKSYYWEPQSKAIPFQGEGITKVKKEIESKIRELAIFLKVNGSVQSSSSQLKGKRSKKQITKILKCVLRLYSSFSSEIVSVLLEYLLKALSSSELEENANDASIGLTTENVLADWKLVILKLCNKEPELVLNLLKEVLDMIETREGMKHKEDNPNMGISQSRTEFRLSSLFAWLVGILGKVPSAAANMPKGVMLELVRRCLLISQLMNKQLMDSALQLIELMDDRYLMEKVQKLSHISLSNLEHADDQSSLLTSNNIIQFEESIHETAKKLELIKHQVMKKKKPMTMDCDIKKPQTWTLAKSWNPCPIGMLPRAVGSSGCLPVLDIINNEKQNQESSSCFPVVDVIDDEEQDQVWEKKENWKLAPHGAKRDATIDPLQLDNSTVKKMRESKESGELNSELPLQGDKGCLIVGGVWKKLTEEELLVIESSVRILV; this is encoded by the exons ATGGATCCGCCATTGTTATTAGGGTTCGAAGAAGTAGCCAACGTGGTTGCGGAATCGTCGTCGTCATCAGGCGCACGAAGATTGGTCCCTTGGTTGAATTGGGACGAGTGGCTCTTTGTCAAACGCGCGCTCTTCTCTAATTCGCCTCACTCTGTTTCCTCTGCTCTCAAACGA ATATCCACATGGCGAAGTCGAGGTTCGTTGCCGGTTTTCATCGAAGTCACTGCTTCCATCATCGAAATTCAACTCAAAGACTCCTATTTCAG GCAGGATCATTTGAATGAAGCTTCTCTTTCGGAGGAGATGCTTGCTATGCTGTATTGCATGGCTATCATGAG GCTTGTGAATGGTGCTGTTGAGAAGACGCGCAAGAAAGAAGTGGCATCGATTGCAGTGGCAGCTGATGCTATTGGTATTCCGCGCATGCTGATTGATATTCGACACG AGGGATCACATCGTGAGCTTCCATCACTTAAGATTGTTCGCAGTGCTTCTGTCAAG GCACTTGATTGGTTAAAATCTTATTATTGGGAACCTCAGAGCAAAGCAATTCCTTTTCAAGGTGAAGGAATAACAAAAGTCAAGAAAGAAATTGAGTCAAAGATTCGTGAACTAGCTATCTTCTTGAAAGTCAACGGGAGTGTCCAGTCTAGTTCTTCACAGCTAAAGGGAAAAC GATCTAAGAAACAGATAACGAAGATCTTGAAATGTGTTCTTCGGTTATATTCCTCCTTTTCTTCAGAGATTGTATCTGTGTTGTTGGAGTATCTTTTGAAAGCTTTAAGTTCCTCAGAGTTGGAAGAGAATGCAAATGATGCTTCAATTGGTCTAACCACAGAGAATGTTTTGGCTGATTGGAAGCTTGTCATACTCAAATTGTGCAATAAGGAACCAGAATTAGTTCTGAATCTTCTTAAGGAAGTCCTTGATATGATTGAGACTCGGGAAGGTATGAAGCATAAAGAAG ATAACCCAAATATGGGGATTTCACAATCGAGGACAGAGTTTCGGCTTTCTTCTTTGTTTGCATGGCTTGTTGGAATTCTCGGTAAAGTTCCTTCTGCAGCAGCAAATATGCCAAAAGGTGTTATGCTTGAACTTGTTCGTAGATGTCTTCTAATATCACAACTTATGAACAAGCAGCTCATGGATTCAGCACTTCAGCTTATAGAACTGATGGATGACCGCTACTTGATGGAGAAAGTTCAAAAGCTCTCTCACATTAGTTTGTCGAATTTAGAGCATGCAGATGATCAAAGCTCTTTATTAACTTCAAATAACATTATCCAATTTGAGGAATCTATACATGAAACAGCTAAAAAGCTAGAGTTAATTAAACATCAGgttatgaaaaagaaaaaaccaaTGACGATGGATTGTGACATTAAAAAACCACAGACATGGACTTTAGCAAAATCATGGAACCCATGTCCAATTGGAATGTTGCCCCGTGCTGTTGGGTCATCCGGCTGTCTTCCCGTTCTTGACATTATCAACaatgaaaaacagaatcaaGAATCGTCTAGTTGTTTTCCCGTTGTTGACGTTATTGAcgatgaagaacaagatcaagTATGGGAAAAGAAAGAGAATTGGAAATTGGCCCCACATGGTGCCAAGAGAGATGCCACAATAGACCCTCTGCAACTTGATAATTCAACTGTTAAGAAGATGAGGGAGAGCAAAGAATCTGGTGAATTAAACAGTGAATTGCCACTGCAAGGGGACAAAGGATGTCTCATAGTAGGCGGAGTTTGGAAGAAACTTACAGAAGAAGAGCTCCTAGTAATTGAGTCTTCTGTAAGgattttagtttaa
- the LOC137825596 gene encoding uncharacterized protein isoform X4, with translation MDPPLLLGFEEVANVVAESSSSSGARRLVPWLNWDEWLFVKRALFSNSPHSVSSALKRISTWRSRGSLPVFIEVTASIIEIQLKDSYFRQDHLNEASLSEEMLAMLYCMAIMRLVNGAVEKTRKKEVASIAVAADAIGIPRMLIDIRHEGSHRELPSLKIVRSASVKALDWLKSYYWEPQSKAIPFQGEGITKVKKEIESKIRELAIFLKVNGSVQSSSSQLKGKRSKKQITKILKCVLRLYSSFSSEIVSVLLEYLLKALSSSELEENANDASIGLTTENVLADWKLVILKLCNKEPELVLNLLKEVLDMIETREDNPNMGISQSRTEFRLSSLFAWLVGILGKVPSAAANMPKGVMLELVRRCLLISQLMNKQLMDSALQLIELMDDRYLMEKVQKLSHISLSNLEHADDQSSLLTSNNIIQFEESIHETAKKLELIKHQVMKKKKPMTMDCDIKKPQTWTLAKSWNPCPIGMLPRAVGSSGCLPVLDIINNEKQNQESSSCFPVVDVIDDEEQDQVWEKKENWKLAPHGAKRDATIDPLQLDNSTVKKMRESKESGELNSELPLQGDKGCLIVGGVWKKLTEEELLVIESSVRILV, from the exons ATGGATCCGCCATTGTTATTAGGGTTCGAAGAAGTAGCCAACGTGGTTGCGGAATCGTCGTCGTCATCAGGCGCACGAAGATTGGTCCCTTGGTTGAATTGGGACGAGTGGCTCTTTGTCAAACGCGCGCTCTTCTCTAATTCGCCTCACTCTGTTTCCTCTGCTCTCAAACGA ATATCCACATGGCGAAGTCGAGGTTCGTTGCCGGTTTTCATCGAAGTCACTGCTTCCATCATCGAAATTCAACTCAAAGACTCCTATTTCAG GCAGGATCATTTGAATGAAGCTTCTCTTTCGGAGGAGATGCTTGCTATGCTGTATTGCATGGCTATCATGAG GCTTGTGAATGGTGCTGTTGAGAAGACGCGCAAGAAAGAAGTGGCATCGATTGCAGTGGCAGCTGATGCTATTGGTATTCCGCGCATGCTGATTGATATTCGACACG AGGGATCACATCGTGAGCTTCCATCACTTAAGATTGTTCGCAGTGCTTCTGTCAAG GCACTTGATTGGTTAAAATCTTATTATTGGGAACCTCAGAGCAAAGCAATTCCTTTTCAAGGTGAAGGAATAACAAAAGTCAAGAAAGAAATTGAGTCAAAGATTCGTGAACTAGCTATCTTCTTGAAAGTCAACGGGAGTGTCCAGTCTAGTTCTTCACAGCTAAAGGGAAAAC GATCTAAGAAACAGATAACGAAGATCTTGAAATGTGTTCTTCGGTTATATTCCTCCTTTTCTTCAGAGATTGTATCTGTGTTGTTGGAGTATCTTTTGAAAGCTTTAAGTTCCTCAGAGTTGGAAGAGAATGCAAATGATGCTTCAATTGGTCTAACCACAGAGAATGTTTTGGCTGATTGGAAGCTTGTCATACTCAAATTGTGCAATAAGGAACCAGAATTAGTTCTGAATCTTCTTAAGGAAGTCCTTGATATGATTGAGACTCGGGAAG ATAACCCAAATATGGGGATTTCACAATCGAGGACAGAGTTTCGGCTTTCTTCTTTGTTTGCATGGCTTGTTGGAATTCTCGGTAAAGTTCCTTCTGCAGCAGCAAATATGCCAAAAGGTGTTATGCTTGAACTTGTTCGTAGATGTCTTCTAATATCACAACTTATGAACAAGCAGCTCATGGATTCAGCACTTCAGCTTATAGAACTGATGGATGACCGCTACTTGATGGAGAAAGTTCAAAAGCTCTCTCACATTAGTTTGTCGAATTTAGAGCATGCAGATGATCAAAGCTCTTTATTAACTTCAAATAACATTATCCAATTTGAGGAATCTATACATGAAACAGCTAAAAAGCTAGAGTTAATTAAACATCAGgttatgaaaaagaaaaaaccaaTGACGATGGATTGTGACATTAAAAAACCACAGACATGGACTTTAGCAAAATCATGGAACCCATGTCCAATTGGAATGTTGCCCCGTGCTGTTGGGTCATCCGGCTGTCTTCCCGTTCTTGACATTATCAACaatgaaaaacagaatcaaGAATCGTCTAGTTGTTTTCCCGTTGTTGACGTTATTGAcgatgaagaacaagatcaagTATGGGAAAAGAAAGAGAATTGGAAATTGGCCCCACATGGTGCCAAGAGAGATGCCACAATAGACCCTCTGCAACTTGATAATTCAACTGTTAAGAAGATGAGGGAGAGCAAAGAATCTGGTGAATTAAACAGTGAATTGCCACTGCAAGGGGACAAAGGATGTCTCATAGTAGGCGGAGTTTGGAAGAAACTTACAGAAGAAGAGCTCCTAGTAATTGAGTCTTCTGTAAGgattttagtttaa